In Geotalea uraniireducens, one genomic interval encodes:
- a CDS encoding putative manganese-dependent inorganic diphosphatase yields MAKKIYVIGHRNPDTDSIAAAIGYAELKKVLGQPDVEAAMAGEPNPQTRYVLDRLDIAPPLYLADVHPKVRDVLNRRPVTAAAAIPLKEALELFHRYTIRVLPVVDGDNVPLGVVSLLKLSEKYLVAGTDRKRGIDASLRSLVSCLDGTVLVGSPAGDELEHLHLFIGAMREESFSSRIAGYDAATLLIMTGDRQGIQEAAVERGVRLLVVTGGLPVADAIVARAREQGVTIISTPHDTSTAAWLARLATPLACFVEPRFEKIGVGEPLDHLRLKLLHSGEPAVVAVEEDGTIAGIATKSSLLAPLPYALILVDHNELGQAVPGAESVEIAEVIDHHKLGNPPTNQPIIFMVAPVGSTCTVVASLFRERGLTPAAKIAALLLAGILSDTVILKSPTTTGRDREMVGWLEECAGLDHLSFGKEMFSSCSGFAAHGTPQQAIRADFKHFTAGDTLFGVGQVEVVGFDEFHELKETLREALKKVLAEDRLQLAGLMVTDIHTETTLFLAEGKKELAHVMGYPQLEPHLYELKGVMSRKKQLVPHLLKVLGKL; encoded by the coding sequence ATGGCAAAGAAAATCTACGTGATCGGTCATCGCAACCCCGATACCGATTCGATCGCGGCGGCTATCGGCTATGCCGAGCTGAAAAAAGTGCTCGGCCAGCCTGACGTCGAAGCGGCGATGGCCGGTGAGCCGAACCCGCAGACCCGCTATGTGCTCGACCGGCTTGACATTGCGCCGCCGCTCTACCTGGCCGATGTGCATCCGAAGGTACGGGACGTGCTGAACCGGCGACCGGTGACCGCAGCGGCGGCAATCCCGCTCAAGGAGGCGCTGGAGCTGTTCCATCGCTATACCATCCGGGTCCTGCCGGTGGTTGACGGCGACAATGTTCCCCTTGGTGTCGTCTCCCTGCTCAAACTCTCCGAGAAGTACCTGGTGGCCGGTACCGACCGCAAGCGCGGCATCGATGCCTCGCTCCGCTCGCTGGTCTCCTGTCTTGACGGTACCGTCCTGGTCGGCAGCCCGGCGGGGGATGAACTGGAGCATCTCCATCTCTTCATCGGCGCGATGCGGGAGGAATCCTTCAGTTCGCGGATCGCCGGCTACGATGCGGCAACCCTGCTGATTATGACCGGCGACCGGCAGGGGATCCAGGAGGCGGCCGTCGAGCGGGGGGTGCGGCTTTTGGTGGTCACCGGGGGGCTGCCGGTGGCCGACGCAATCGTCGCCCGGGCCCGGGAACAGGGGGTGACGATCATTTCCACCCCCCACGACACCTCGACCGCCGCCTGGCTGGCCCGGCTCGCCACCCCCCTTGCCTGCTTCGTCGAACCGCGCTTCGAGAAGATCGGCGTCGGCGAACCGCTCGACCATCTGCGGCTCAAGCTTCTCCATTCCGGCGAGCCGGCGGTCGTAGCGGTGGAGGAGGACGGGACGATCGCCGGGATCGCCACCAAGTCCTCGCTGTTGGCGCCGCTCCCCTATGCCCTGATCCTGGTCGATCACAACGAACTGGGCCAGGCGGTGCCCGGCGCCGAATCGGTGGAGATCGCCGAGGTGATCGATCACCACAAGCTCGGCAATCCGCCGACCAACCAGCCGATCATTTTCATGGTGGCGCCGGTGGGGAGCACCTGCACGGTGGTCGCCTCGCTGTTCCGCGAACGGGGGCTGACGCCGGCGGCGAAGATCGCGGCGCTGCTCCTAGCCGGAATTCTTTCCGATACGGTGATCCTCAAATCGCCGACCACTACCGGCCGGGACCGGGAGATGGTCGGCTGGCTGGAAGAGTGCGCCGGTCTCGATCACCTCTCCTTCGGCAAGGAGATGTTCTCCTCCTGCAGCGGCTTCGCCGCTCACGGGACGCCGCAGCAGGCGATCCGGGCCGATTTCAAGCACTTTACCGCCGGTGATACCCTGTTCGGCGTCGGCCAGGTGGAGGTGGTCGGCTTCGACGAGTTTCATGAACTCAAGGAGACGCTTCGCGAGGCGCTGAAGAAGGTGTTGGCCGAAGACCGGCTCCAGTTGGCGGGGCTGATGGTTACCGATATCCATACCGAAACCACCCTTTTCCTGGCCGAGGGGAAAAAGGAGCTGGCCCACGTCATGGGCTATCCCCAGCTGGAACCCCACCTCTACGAACTGAAAGGGGTCATGTCGCGCAAAAAGCAGCTGGTCCCCCATCTGCTCAAGGTCCTCGGCAAACTGTGA
- a CDS encoding ferritin-like domain-containing protein, with protein MKVLDFALQMEELGKNYYERLAAETSLNGIRAVFSMLAEEQQELYDTFQAMKRGASAHCNADSLALDRAWRNFGKIFAAGSGTIDLLKNDLDAYRHAIQVEADIVRFFEELASSENNAEARALINEIAAMERKAYRRVENIHDFVAAPKWQLSWGEFSNLNEF; from the coding sequence ATGAAAGTTCTCGATTTCGCGCTGCAGATGGAAGAACTAGGGAAGAACTACTACGAACGACTGGCCGCCGAAACCTCGCTCAACGGGATCAGGGCGGTCTTCAGCATGCTCGCCGAAGAGCAGCAGGAACTGTATGACACCTTTCAGGCCATGAAGCGGGGAGCTTCCGCCCATTGCAACGCCGACTCCCTGGCGCTCGATCGGGCCTGGCGCAATTTCGGCAAGATCTTCGCCGCCGGGAGCGGCACGATCGACCTGCTCAAAAACGACCTCGATGCCTACCGCCACGCCATCCAGGTCGAAGCGGATATCGTCAGGTTCTTCGAAGAGTTGGCCAGCAGTGAAAACAATGCGGAAGCCCGGGCACTGATCAATGAAATCGCCGCCATGGAACGCAAAGCGTACCGGCGGGTCGAGAATATTCACGATTTCGTTGCTGCCCCCAAATGGCAGCTGAGCTGGGGCGAATTCAGCAATTTGAACGAGTTCTAG
- the modD gene encoding ModD protein, whose product MPYLLSDSEIERFIDEDLPYGDLTTHLLGIGDRPGRIVFSCRHETVLCCTEEAGRVLEKCGATVLRVEPSGSRRAAGEEFLVAEGNARALHGGWKVALNLVEYASGIASRTARIIAAARAANPAVAVVTTRKSFPGTKKVAIKAILAGGALPHRLGLSETVLVFRQHTGFLGGLAGFLPAIDDLRRRAPETTLLVEAEDAADALAAARGGADVVQLDKLEPAALAPLVRELRRVAPTVKISAAGGINEDNVAAYAATGIDIIVLSSVYFGKPADIGARILPVGE is encoded by the coding sequence ATGCCGTATCTGCTTTCCGACAGCGAGATAGAACGTTTCATCGATGAAGATCTTCCCTATGGCGATCTGACCACCCATCTCCTCGGAATCGGTGACCGGCCGGGAAGGATCGTATTTTCCTGCCGCCATGAAACGGTTCTGTGCTGCACCGAGGAGGCGGGGCGGGTACTGGAAAAATGTGGCGCCACCGTCCTGCGGGTCGAACCGAGCGGTAGCCGGAGGGCGGCGGGAGAGGAGTTCCTGGTGGCCGAGGGAAACGCCCGGGCGCTGCACGGCGGGTGGAAGGTGGCGCTCAACCTGGTGGAGTATGCCTCGGGGATTGCCAGCCGGACGGCACGGATCATCGCTGCCGCCCGGGCGGCCAATCCGGCGGTTGCCGTGGTCACGACCCGCAAGTCGTTCCCCGGGACGAAAAAGGTGGCGATCAAGGCGATCCTGGCCGGCGGCGCCCTGCCGCACCGGCTCGGTCTGTCGGAGACGGTGCTGGTCTTTCGGCAGCATACGGGATTCCTTGGCGGCTTGGCCGGTTTCCTGCCGGCGATCGACGATCTGCGGCGCCGGGCGCCGGAAACGACGCTGCTCGTCGAGGCGGAAGATGCCGCCGATGCCTTGGCGGCGGCCCGGGGCGGGGCCGATGTCGTCCAGTTGGACAAGCTCGAACCGGCGGCGCTGGCGCCGCTGGTCCGGGAGCTGCGCCGGGTGGCGCCGACGGTGAAGATTTCGGCCGCCGGCGGCATTAACGAGGACAATGTGGCGGCCTATGCGGCCACCGGGATTGATATCATCGTCCTGTCGTCGGTCTATTTCGGCAAGCCGGCCGATATCGGCGCCAGGATTCTGCCGGTTGGCGAGTGA
- a CDS encoding DedA family protein: MQEAITWLVMTIGAMGYPGIFLLMAMESSVIPIPSELVMPPAGYLAQQGDMNAVLAVLCGTAGSLVGAYANYFAAHYLGRPLILKYGKYVWITEEKFATVETFFHKHGEISTFIARLLPVIRHLISLPAGLAGMHHWKFSLYTVLGAGLWCTILTMIGYVIGRNQQLILQYSHHALIGVVIFSAILIAVYVRHHRRKSARD, encoded by the coding sequence ATGCAAGAAGCGATAACGTGGTTGGTAATGACCATCGGTGCCATGGGATACCCGGGAATCTTTCTCCTCATGGCCATGGAGAGCTCGGTGATCCCGATTCCGAGCGAACTGGTCATGCCGCCGGCCGGCTACCTTGCCCAGCAGGGCGACATGAACGCCGTTCTGGCCGTCCTCTGCGGCACCGCCGGCAGCCTGGTCGGCGCCTACGCCAACTATTTCGCCGCCCACTATCTCGGCCGGCCGCTCATTCTCAAATACGGCAAATACGTCTGGATAACCGAGGAAAAATTCGCCACGGTCGAGACATTTTTTCACAAACATGGCGAGATTTCAACCTTCATCGCCCGGCTGCTGCCGGTGATCCGCCACCTGATTTCGCTCCCCGCGGGCCTGGCCGGCATGCATCACTGGAAATTCTCCCTCTACACGGTCCTCGGCGCCGGCCTCTGGTGCACCATCCTGACCATGATCGGCTACGTGATCGGCCGCAACCAGCAGCTGATCCTGCAGTATTCCCACCATGCCCTGATCGGGGTCGTCATCTTCAGCGCCATCCTGATCGCCGTCTACGTCCGCCATCACCGGCGCAAGAGCGCCCGCGATTAG
- a CDS encoding bifunctional homocysteine S-methyltransferase/methylenetetrahydrofolate reductase, with translation MNFLDRLHNEVLVGDGAIGTMFFAKGVSLEANVEHLNLVRPALVTELHREYLAAGSRVIETNTFGANYTKLAAIGLEKREREINLRGAQLAREAAGSDAFVAGSVGPLVRLRGDERELTAAEAEEIFRRQIGALAEGGVDLLLLETFTDLDQLKRAVAAARQTSLPVVANMAFLENGRIAGGFSVERVALELAAAGADVVGANCGAGPLEILGTIDRMARVVPLPLAAYPNSGFPEYHNGRYVYRTTPDYFADRALEMVAAGASLVGGCCGTTPEHVRQLAARLAGARPVSRQVTVPEFPAEAPRPATGDRVGFLARWGEEPVVTVELDPPRGFDCDKVVAGSRALKAAGADAINLAENPLARIRMGNIALGRLIQEEAGIEVIVHITCRDRNLLGLQSDLMGASLLGIRHILAVTGDPARIGEQAGATSVYDLNSFTLIKLLADLNAGVNALGNPLGRGAGFSIGCAFNPNGQRLEVQVARLEKKVANGARFVQTQPLYDIARLDEMLARTASLGVPILPGILPLVSERNCEFLHNEVPGIVIPEEIRQRMRGKDKESGIREGLAIAREFIAAARERVGGFYLIPPFGKYEIAVELVRYIKQR, from the coding sequence TTGAATTTCCTCGATAGACTGCACAACGAAGTCCTGGTCGGCGACGGCGCCATCGGCACCATGTTTTTTGCCAAAGGGGTCAGCCTGGAAGCCAATGTCGAGCACCTGAACCTGGTCCGGCCGGCGCTGGTCACGGAACTGCACCGGGAATACCTGGCCGCCGGTTCCCGGGTGATCGAAACCAACACCTTCGGTGCCAACTATACCAAGCTGGCGGCGATCGGTCTGGAGAAGCGAGAGCGCGAGATCAACCTTCGCGGGGCGCAGCTGGCACGGGAGGCGGCGGGGAGCGATGCCTTCGTGGCTGGCTCGGTCGGCCCCCTGGTGCGGCTGCGGGGCGACGAGCGGGAGCTGACCGCGGCGGAGGCCGAGGAGATCTTTCGGCGCCAGATCGGGGCGCTAGCCGAAGGGGGGGTCGACCTGCTCCTCCTGGAGACCTTTACCGACCTCGACCAGCTCAAGCGGGCCGTGGCCGCGGCGCGCCAGACGAGCTTGCCGGTGGTGGCGAACATGGCCTTCCTGGAAAACGGCCGGATCGCCGGCGGCTTTTCCGTCGAGCGGGTCGCCCTGGAGCTGGCGGCGGCGGGTGCCGATGTGGTCGGCGCCAACTGCGGAGCGGGACCGTTGGAGATTCTTGGCACCATCGACCGGATGGCGCGGGTCGTCCCGTTGCCGTTGGCTGCCTATCCGAACAGCGGCTTTCCCGAATATCATAACGGCCGCTACGTGTACCGGACCACCCCCGATTACTTTGCCGACCGTGCCCTGGAAATGGTGGCGGCTGGTGCGTCGCTGGTCGGCGGCTGCTGCGGCACGACCCCGGAGCATGTCCGGCAGCTGGCGGCCCGCCTGGCGGGAGCCCGACCGGTCAGCCGCCAAGTCACGGTGCCGGAGTTTCCGGCGGAAGCGCCGCGGCCGGCGACGGGCGACCGGGTCGGTTTCCTCGCCCGCTGGGGCGAGGAGCCGGTGGTGACGGTCGAGCTCGATCCGCCGCGGGGCTTCGACTGCGACAAGGTGGTGGCCGGCAGCCGGGCACTCAAGGCGGCGGGGGCCGATGCGATCAATCTGGCGGAGAATCCGCTGGCCCGGATCAGGATGGGGAACATTGCCCTCGGCCGGCTGATCCAGGAGGAGGCGGGGATCGAGGTGATCGTCCACATCACCTGCCGGGACCGGAACCTGCTCGGCCTCCAGTCCGACCTGATGGGGGCGAGCCTGCTCGGCATCCGGCACATCCTGGCGGTGACCGGTGACCCGGCCAGGATCGGTGAACAGGCGGGAGCGACCTCGGTCTACGACCTCAACTCCTTCACCCTGATCAAGCTCCTCGCCGACCTGAATGCCGGGGTGAACGCCCTCGGCAATCCGCTTGGCCGTGGGGCGGGCTTCTCCATCGGGTGCGCCTTCAATCCCAACGGCCAGCGCCTCGAAGTCCAGGTGGCGCGTCTGGAGAAAAAAGTGGCCAACGGCGCCCGGTTCGTCCAGACCCAGCCGCTCTACGATATCGCCCGGCTCGACGAGATGCTGGCGCGGACCGCTTCGCTGGGGGTGCCGATTCTCCCCGGAATCCTGCCGCTGGTCAGTGAGCGGAACTGCGAATTCCTTCACAACGAGGTGCCGGGGATCGTCATCCCTGAAGAAATCCGCCAACGGATGCGGGGCAAGGATAAGGAGTCGGGGATCAGGGAAGGGCTGGCCATCGCCCGGGAGTTTATTGCGGCGGCCCGCGAGCGGGTCGGCGGTTTTTATCTGATTCCCCCCTTCGGCAAGTACGAAATCGCCGTCGAACTGGTGCGGTACATCAAGCAGCGCTGA
- a CDS encoding YtxH domain-containing protein, which produces MSDSRSSDTAAIIAFFAGAALAAGAAMLLTPKTGREVREKLGDVTDDAVSKIKSAVREAKFKASCSTKEEQDKYEGGGCWI; this is translated from the coding sequence ATGTCAGACAGCAGAAGTTCGGATACCGCAGCGATCATCGCCTTTTTTGCCGGCGCCGCCCTGGCCGCCGGTGCCGCGATGCTCCTGACCCCCAAGACCGGCCGGGAGGTTCGGGAAAAACTCGGCGATGTGACCGATGATGCGGTCAGCAAAATCAAGTCGGCTGTTCGGGAAGCCAAGTTCAAGGCTAGCTGCTCGACGAAAGAAGAGCAGGACAAGTACGAAGGCGGCGGTTGCTGGATCTGA
- a CDS encoding Dabb family protein, translating to MITHIVFFKLAEPTADNIGRTKELLESMAGKIPQLQYLEVGADIIRSERSYDLALTTKFASMDDLQAYQVHPYHAGTIIPHMKAVSSSVVAVDYQSA from the coding sequence ATGATTACTCACATCGTTTTTTTCAAACTTGCCGAACCGACGGCGGACAACATCGGCCGGACCAAGGAGCTGCTGGAGAGTATGGCCGGCAAGATCCCGCAACTGCAGTATCTTGAGGTAGGTGCCGACATCATCCGTTCGGAACGCTCATACGATCTGGCATTGACAACCAAGTTCGCCTCGATGGACGATCTGCAGGCCTACCAGGTGCATCCCTATCATGCCGGGACGATCATTCCCCACATGAAGGCGGTATCCTCGTCGGTCGTCGCCGTCGACTACCAATCGGCCTAA
- a CDS encoding flavodoxin family protein, producing MLDLMAPADTKNIVCLLGSPRPNGTSATIARRFLDTAASLGAVTRTFHLNALAYRGCQGCYACKGRVERCTLRDDLTAVLEAVKEADMTVLASPVYYGDVTAQLKGFIDRTFSYLVPDFLTSSTPSRLPPGKTLVFIQTQGFPDERQYADIFPRYESFLRWSGFAECHLVRACGVGRDGATAVSEEVLARAEEAARRLLE from the coding sequence TTGCTGGATCTGATGGCGCCGGCCGATACGAAGAATATCGTCTGTCTTCTGGGGAGCCCCCGGCCGAACGGCACCAGCGCTACGATCGCCCGCCGTTTTCTCGATACGGCCGCCTCGCTCGGCGCTGTTACGAGAACTTTCCATCTCAATGCCCTGGCCTATCGAGGGTGCCAGGGCTGTTACGCCTGCAAGGGGCGGGTTGAGCGCTGTACGTTACGCGATGACCTGACGGCGGTGCTGGAAGCCGTCAAGGAGGCGGACATGACGGTGCTGGCCTCACCCGTCTATTACGGTGACGTAACTGCCCAGCTGAAGGGCTTCATCGATCGGACCTTTTCCTACCTGGTTCCCGACTTTCTCACCAGCAGCACCCCCAGCCGTCTCCCGCCCGGGAAAACGCTGGTCTTTATCCAGACCCAGGGTTTTCCCGACGAGCGGCAGTATGCCGATATCTTTCCCCGTTACGAATCGTTTTTGCGATGGTCCGGCTTTGCCGAATGCCACCTTGTCCGGGCTTGTGGTGTCGGGCGCGACGGCGCCACTGCCGTGAGTGAGGAGGTGCTGGCGCGGGCCGAAGAGGCCGCGCGCCGGCTGCTGGAATAG
- a CDS encoding TOBE domain-containing protein, translated as MECEKRAVELAGNLWFHKADRKFLGADRITLLDKIDQFGSITKAAKAVGISYKTAWDVVNLMNNLADRPLVERTTGGKGGGGTRLTADGKEVINKFRIIQEEHRKFLDNLTERLGDADSLYLFLRRISMKVSARNVFLGTITGIIKGAVNAEVTLGLKGGTPVVATVTNNSVDSLGLAVGKEAYAIIKASAVIIGTDLHDAKVSARNIMCGTITKIIEGPVNAEIDVEIGAGNTISAVITHESARSLGLKEGGHACALFKASSVILGVS; from the coding sequence ATGGAGTGCGAAAAGCGGGCGGTTGAGCTGGCCGGGAACTTGTGGTTCCACAAGGCGGACCGGAAATTTCTCGGCGCCGACCGGATCACCCTGCTCGACAAGATCGATCAGTTCGGGTCCATCACCAAGGCGGCCAAGGCGGTGGGAATCAGTTACAAGACCGCCTGGGACGTCGTCAACCTGATGAACAACTTGGCCGACCGGCCACTGGTGGAACGGACCACCGGAGGGAAGGGGGGCGGCGGCACCCGGCTGACTGCCGATGGAAAAGAGGTTATCAACAAGTTCAGGATCATCCAGGAGGAGCACCGGAAGTTTCTGGACAATCTCACGGAAAGGCTTGGCGATGCCGACAGTCTTTACCTGTTCCTAAGGAGGATCTCAATGAAAGTCAGTGCGCGAAATGTTTTTCTCGGGACCATTACCGGCATTATCAAAGGGGCGGTCAACGCCGAGGTCACCTTGGGCCTTAAAGGGGGGACCCCGGTGGTTGCCACCGTTACTAATAACAGCGTCGACAGCCTGGGGTTGGCGGTCGGCAAGGAAGCCTATGCCATCATCAAGGCCAGTGCGGTGATTATCGGCACCGACCTCCATGATGCCAAGGTCAGTGCCCGCAACATCATGTGCGGGACGATCACCAAGATCATCGAAGGACCAGTCAACGCCGAAATCGATGTGGAAATCGGCGCCGGCAACACGATCAGCGCCGTCATCACCCATGAAAGCGCCCGGTCGCTCGGCCTGAAAGAAGGGGGGCATGCCTGCGCCTTATTTAAGGCATCGAGCGTCATTCTCGGCGTCAGTTAG
- a CDS encoding OprO/OprP family phosphate-selective porin, with amino-acid sequence MKRAVRAGVALSLITTLGGGVAEAKTLEDVLKEKGVITEADYKEVTKSKPIYYKPGKGFTFTAPDEKFQLSLGGRLQVRYTFTDLDNNGTTGDSSKWEVRRMKMWLNGYAYSKDLTYLLQVDFVNGSSSKLLEHAYLNYRLLDEVQLLAGQTKIPFGRQWLNSSGAQQFVDRSTASDAFRPGYDAGVKLHGDIARGFATYEFGLYGGAGQSVVRTSNDNAIAARVTVNPFGKMAYSEGDLDRSAKPKLSVGANYFRDTLKATYTPATSSTALETNNLTFAGSSGWLGKGLSTFTASEKIDVNTFGLDAAIKWLGASAQAEYLVGQADGQDSNATLRAHGFYAQAGYCLIPGTVEVALRYSYVDPNRDKSNDLQSDTQGALSWYINKHNLKLQGDVTNSHKQNGTKTSTDDMIYRLQAQVTF; translated from the coding sequence ATGAAAAGAGCAGTACGGGCAGGGGTGGCGCTTTCGCTGATTACCACTCTCGGTGGCGGGGTGGCGGAAGCCAAGACGCTTGAAGATGTCCTCAAGGAGAAGGGGGTGATCACCGAGGCGGACTACAAGGAAGTTACCAAGAGCAAACCGATTTATTATAAGCCAGGCAAAGGCTTCACCTTTACGGCGCCGGATGAAAAGTTTCAGCTTAGCCTGGGTGGGCGCCTCCAGGTGCGCTATACCTTCACCGACCTGGACAATAACGGCACCACGGGTGATTCGAGCAAATGGGAGGTCCGGCGGATGAAAATGTGGCTGAACGGCTACGCTTACAGCAAAGACCTTACCTATCTGCTGCAGGTGGATTTCGTCAACGGCAGTTCTTCGAAATTGCTCGAACATGCCTATCTCAATTACCGGCTGCTGGATGAGGTGCAACTCTTGGCGGGGCAGACCAAGATCCCGTTCGGCAGGCAGTGGCTGAACTCCTCCGGCGCACAGCAATTCGTCGACCGTTCCACCGCCTCCGACGCCTTCCGCCCTGGCTACGACGCGGGGGTCAAGCTGCATGGCGATATCGCCAGGGGATTTGCGACGTACGAATTCGGCCTGTACGGCGGCGCGGGTCAGAGCGTTGTCCGGACATCCAACGACAATGCCATCGCGGCCCGGGTAACGGTGAACCCCTTCGGCAAGATGGCCTATTCGGAAGGAGACCTCGACCGTAGCGCCAAGCCGAAGCTTTCCGTGGGGGCCAACTATTTCCGCGATACCCTGAAAGCGACCTACACCCCGGCGACGTCATCTACCGCCCTGGAAACGAATAACCTCACTTTTGCCGGCAGCAGCGGCTGGTTGGGCAAAGGGCTCAGCACCTTCACTGCCTCGGAAAAGATCGATGTCAACACCTTCGGCCTCGATGCCGCCATCAAGTGGCTCGGCGCATCGGCCCAGGCTGAATACCTGGTCGGCCAGGCCGACGGCCAGGACAGCAATGCCACCCTGCGGGCCCACGGGTTTTACGCCCAGGCCGGCTACTGTCTGATCCCCGGGACGGTGGAAGTGGCTCTCCGTTACTCTTATGTCGATCCGAACCGGGATAAGAGCAACGACCTGCAGAGCGATACCCAGGGGGCTCTGTCATGGTACATCAACAAGCACAACCTGAAGCTGCAGGGGGACGTGACCAACAGCCACAAACAGAACGGCACCAAGACAAGTACCGACGATATGATCTATCGTCTCCAGGCCCAGGTGACGTTTTAG